In Panicum virgatum strain AP13 chromosome 4N, P.virgatum_v5, whole genome shotgun sequence, a single window of DNA contains:
- the LOC120668657 gene encoding UDP-glycosyltransferase 90A2-like, with product MAPTTATQDATATHHHHAANGTPVAGRDHVVIFPFMAKGHTLPLLHFAAALSVHHRDLCVTLLTTPANRAFAAGRLPPSVRLVELPFPSLPPLPPGVESTDALPCPSLYPAFLRATALLRDAFAGFLASLPSPPLALVSDFFLGFTRRAAADAGVRRLVFHGMSCFSMATCKALIVNPAAASVGPAGSPFHVPGMPEHVTITPDEVPDTLVKLADPEDPVTRFVIDDVGFSDVLSWGVLVNSVAALDEDYVAPLESFYQPGARAWLVGPLFLAAGDTSEGDKEQDPDGCLAWLDEKAAQPGSVAYVSFGTQAHITDAQLDEIAHGLAQSGHRFLWVVRSDTWSPPVDVGPDGRIVRGWVPQRSVLAHKAVGGFVSHCGWNSVMESLAAGKPILAWPMIAEQHLNARHVADVLGAGVRIRTKAGCMAAPDVVGRAEVEEKVRQLMDADGEAARTMRARAAWARQAAKSAVSDGGASRVALRELVDELQRTYGDIVSEGKM from the coding sequence ATGGCCCCGACGACCGCCACCCAGGACGCCACCGCAACGCACCACCACCATGCTGCCAACGGCACGCCGGTGGCCGGCCGTGACCACGTCGTCATCTTCCCCTTCATGGCGAAAGGCCACACACTCCCGCTGCTCCACTTCGCCGCGGCCCTCTCGGTGCACCACAGGGACCTCTGCGTCACCCTGCTCACCACCCCGGCCAACCGCgcgttcgccgccggccgcctgccccCGTCGGTGCGCCTCGTCGAGCTCCCGTTcccgtcgctgccgccgctgccgccgggggTCGAGTCCACCGACGCGCTCCCGTGCCCGTCCCTGTACCCGGCGTTCCTGCGCGCCACGGCGCTCCTGCGGGACGCCTTCGCGGGGTTCCTCGCGTCGCTCCCGTCCCCGCCGCTCGCGCTCGTCTCGGACTTCTTCCTCGGGTtcacgcgccgcgccgcggccgacgccggCGTCCGCCGCCTCGTGTTCCACGGCATGTCCTGCTTCTCCATGGCCACCTGCAAGGCGCTCATCGTGAACCCGGCGGCTGCCAGCGTTGGACCCGCCGGCTCTCCGTTCCACGTGCCCGGCATGCCGGAACACGTGACGATCACGCCGGACGAGGTCCCCGACACGTTGGTCAAGTTGGCCGACCCTGAGGACCCCGTGACCCGATTCGTCATCGACGACGTAGGCTTTTCGGACGTGCTCAGCTGGGGCGTCCTGGTCAACAGCGTCGCCGCGCTGGACGAGGACTACGTGGCGCCGCTCGAGTCATTCTACCAGCCGGGCGCCCGCGCGTGGCTCGTGGGCCCGctgttcctcgccgccggcgacacgTCGGAGGGCGACAAGGAGCAGGACCCCGACGGCTGCCTTGCCTGGCTCGACGAGAAGGCGGCGCAGCCGGGATCCGTGGCCTACGTGTCGTTCGGCACGCAGGCCCACATCACCGACGCGCAGCTCGACGAGATTGCCCACGGGCTGGCGCAGTCCGGCCACCGCTTCCTCTGGGTCGTCCGGTCCGATACGTGGTCGCCGCCGGTGGACGTGGGCCCCGACGGCCGGATCGTCCGCGGGTGGGTCCCGCAGAGGAGTGTCCTGGCCCACAAGGCAGTCGGTGGATTCGTGAGccactgcgggtggaactcggTGATGGAGAGCCTCGCGGCCGGGAAGCCCATCCTGGCGTGGCCGATGATCGCCGAGCAGCACCTGAACGCGAGGCACGTCGCGGACGTCCTCGGCGCGGGCGTCAGGATCCGCACGAAGGCCGGCTGCATGGCGGCGCCCGACGTCGTCGGGAGGGCGGAGGTCGAGGAGAAGGTGAGGCAGCTGATggacgccgacggcgaggcCGCGAGGACGATGCGGGCGAGGGCTGCGTGGGCGCGGCAAGCCGCGAAGTCAGCAGTGAGCGACGGAGGAGCGTCGCGTGTCGCGTTGCGGGAGCTCGTCGACGAGCTTCAGAGGACCTACGGTGACATCGTCAGTGAGGGGAAAATGTAG
- the LOC120670874 gene encoding transcriptional elongation regulator MINIYO-like, with translation MDAPAKRRHQSGGAHPTRRKVVEEPFHPAAPTPAAAAAAAPPSRLVGAIVEKGFTAAAPSSAPRPSVLPFPVARHRSHGPHWGPVAKGAGKDGDEEEDAEMDTDETDYQQVASAAAGPVRRKEKKGMDFSRWREFVGDAPPKQRQGKPAQAKKQSELKIDAGAVTLNVGAASAGVRELKGGAMQIDSGNAREGPGAAISVSDVVSKKPMNEAESRVELVKPGEVRNLASHGERMQLDGGESSMEAEINAENMARLAGMSAGEIAEAQADIINKMNSALVEMLRRRGREKSGGTKGAGKDKGTENPGPQKAKGATPGDWLMAGEHSGRSWKAWSGRVERIRSCRFTLDGDVLGFQSSQGQQDGNKTHAENVAERDFLRTEGDPAAVGYTINEAVALTRSMVPGQRVLALQLLASILNRALQSLHKMDLLDNVKEMDFNDKFHDWQAVWAYALGPEPELVLSLRMALDDNHDSVVLSCAKVINAMLSFEFNESYFESLERVVDHGKDICTAPVFRSKPDLDGGFLEGGFWKYNTKPSNILPQYGHNDEDEGDEKHTIQDDVVVSGQDVAAGFIRMGILPRICFLLEMDPPPVLEDYLVSILVALARHSPQSADAILNCPRLIQSVTKLLSKQGSMEIRSSQIKGVTLLKVLSKYNRQTCLNFVNHGVFQQAMWHWYRKAGTLEDWVRSGKEQCKLSSAMMVEQLRFWRTCISYGFCVTHFADLFPVLCLWLSPPNKKLSEHNVLVEFSSVARESYLVLGALAQRLPLLHSVEQLAKQDVGISASSYMEIWSWSHVVPMVDLALSWLRLNDIPYVCSLISSQNRNTKHMLEASYLILLIASVLGMLNSILERISPDATYDGKSYSLPWIPDFVPKIGLGIIGNGFFSISGTVAFGNLDHQSFCSTSLVQGLCYMRCHGKVDVSLSSISCLQRLMQLSWSVDRVIQGATKGFSEHLNESKTGAVGKLLGEGISSLWHDDLSHLLTSLLPMISSQWSILQNIEVFGRGGPAPGVGFGWGARGGGFWSLKCLLAQLDSQLVLQLFKNFSSAPGGPVTLNNGVNSDNVTNTAVTVSDRISSSLGVSLIAGPGQISMMEKAFDILLEPSILKYLKSSIHKFVSHMALPKPFEWDITEDEYLLFSSVLNSHFRSRWLSIKKKHSDKYAGNNNSTNVPKIPETLETIQEETELTEAVNEPRSTLVVEWAHQRLPLPVHWILSAICCIDDPKGILSTSANYILDVSRAGLIFLFGLEAISAAQCLHAPVIWKMHALSVSIRSSMDLLQEDRSRDIFHALQELYGQHLDMVCQKYYGSHSVKEDDSVGMANLEEGKEISRLEILRFQEKIHGSYTTFVESLIEQFAAVSYGDVIFGRQVAIYLHRMVEPAVRLAAWNALSNAYVLELLPPLDKCIGNMEGYLEPLEADEKILESYAKSWTSGVLDKAAQRDSMAYTLVKHQLSGFVFQCSASGKTLRYKVVKSLLRCYAQKRHHEAMLKSFVLQGIALDPECSSNELDRRFEILKDACEMNSSLLAEVQRLKASLGQ, from the exons ATGGACGCGCCGGCGAAGCGGCGGCACCAGTCTGGCGGCGCCCACCCGACGCGCCGCAAGGTCGTGGAGGAGCCCTTCCACCCCGCGGCGccaacccccgccgccgccgccgcggcggcgcccccctcCCGCCTCGTCGGCGCCATCGTCGAGAAGggcttcaccgccgccgcgccttcctccgccccgcgcccctCCGTCCTCCCCTTCCCCGTCGCCCGCCACCGCTCCCACGGCCCC CACTGGGGTCCCGTGGCGAAGGGCGCTGGTAAGGAtggggatgaggaggaggacgccgagATGGACACGGACGAGACGGATTACCAGCAGGTGGCGTCCGCCGCAGCTGGCCCGGTgaggagaaaggaaaagaaagggaTGGATTTCAGCCGCTGGCGGGAGTTTGTTGGCGACGCTCCCCCCAAGCAGCGTCAGGGGAAGCCAGCGCAGGCCAAAAAACAGAGCGAGCTGAAAATTGATGCTGGGGCTGTGACTTTGAATGTGGGTGCTGCGTCAGCTGGGGTTAGAGAATTGAAGGGAGGCGCAATGCAGATTGACAGTGGAAATGCCAGGGAAGGACCAGGTGCCGCAATTTCGGTTTCTGACGTGGTGTCCAAGAAGCCTATGAATGAGGCTGAATCGAGAGTTGAATTGGTGAAGCCAGGTGAGGTTAGGAATTTGGCATCGCATGGAGAGAGAATGCAACTGGACGGCGGGGAGTCATCGATGGAAGCGGAGATTAATGCAGAGAACATGGCTAGGTTGGCTGGGATGTCTGCAGGGGAGATTGCGGAGGCACAGGCGGATATCATAAATAAGATGAACTCTGCATTGGTGGAGATGCtgaggcggcgggggagggagaAATCTGGAGGCACAAAGGGTGCGGGTAAGGACAAGGGTACGGAAAACCCAGGGCCACAGAAGGCCAAAGGGGCTACACCAGGGGATTGGTTGATGGCTGGTGAACACAGTGGGCGCTCTTGGAAAGCGTGGAGTGGGAGGGTGGAGCGGATCAGGTCATGTAGGTTCACATTGGATGGAGATGTGTTGGGGTTCCAATCTTCTCAAGGGCAGCAAGATG GCAATAAGACACATGCAGAAAACGTAGCTGAGCGTGATTTCCTTAGAACAGAAGGAGACCCCGCAGCTGTTGGGTACACAATCAATGAGGCAGTGGCACTTACCAGGAGCATG GTTCCTGGCCAGCGTGTGCTTGCACTGCAGCTTCTTGCTTCTATTTTGAATAGGGCATTGCAGAGCCTGCATAAAATGGATCTACTTGATAATGTTAAAGAAATGGACTTTAATGACAAATTTCATGACTGGCAAGCAGTTTGGGCATATGCCCTTGGGCCTGAACCGGAGTTGGTACTCTCTCTAAG GATGGCGTTGGATGATAACCATGATTCTGTAGTTTTGAGTTGTGCTAAAGTAATTAATGCAATGCTGAGCTTTGAGTTTAACGAATCATATTTTGAATCATTAGAG AGAGTAGTAGATCACGGGAAAGATATCTGCACAGCTCCTGTGTTTCGTAGCAAGCCTGATCTAGATGGAGGCTTTCTTGAAGGAGGCTTTTGGAAATATAACACTAAACCATCGAATATACtcccacaatatggtcataatGATGAGGACGAAGGTGATGAGAAGCATACCATTCAGGATGATGTTGTTGTGTCTGGACAAGATGTTGCTGCAGGTTTTATTAGGATGGGAATACTTCCACGAATATGTTTTCTTTTGGAG ATGGATCCACCTCCTGTTTTGGAAGATTATCTTGTTTCCATTCTTGTGGCACTAGCTAGGCACTCCCCACAGTCTGCTGATGCAATCTTGAATTGTCCAAGGCTTATCCAAAGTGTTACTAAGCTGTTGTCAAAGCAAGGATCAATGGAAATTCGCTCCTCACAGATCAAAGGGGTTACTCTCTTGAAG GTTCTGTCCAAATACAACAGGCAAACATGCTTGAATTTTGTGAACCATGGAGTTTTTCAGCAGGCAATGTGGCACTGGTACAGAAAAGCCGGTACTCTTGAGGATTGGGTAAGGTCTGGAAAGGAACAGTGCAAACTTAGTTCAGCAATGATGGTTGAGCAGTTGCGGTTTTGGAGAACCTGTATCTCTTATGGGTTTTGCGTTACACACTTTGCAGATTTGTTTCCTGTTCTATGCCTGTGGCTCAGTCCTCCGAATAAGAAACTAAGTGAACACAATGTTCTCGTTGAGTTTAGTTCTGTTGCTAGAGAGTCATATCTTGTCTTAGGGGCTCTGGCGCAAAGGTTACCACTTCTTCATTCAGTGGAGCAGCTTGCCAAGCAAGATGTGGGAATTTCTGCTTCCAGTTACATGGAGATATGGTCTTGGAGCCATGTAGTCCCGATGGTAGACCTAGCGCTATCTTGGTTACGTCTGAATGATATTCCTTATGTATGTTCACTTATTAGCAGTCAGAATAGGAATACAAAGCACATGCTAGAGGCAAGCTACTTGATTTTGTTGATTGCTTCTGTGCTAGGCATGCTTAATTCAATACTTGAAAGAATATCACCGGATGCCACTTATGATGGTAAAAGTTATAGCTTGCCTTGGATACCTGATTTTGTCCCTAAAATTGGCCTGGGCATAATTGGTAATGGATTTTTCAGCATCTCTGGCACTGTTGCTTTTGGAAATCTGGATCATCAGTCTTTCTGCAGTACATCATTGGTGCAGGGACTTTGTTATATGCGATGCCATGGTAAAGTTGATGTGTCATTGTCTTCCATAAGTTGCCTTCAAAGATTAATGCAGCTATCCTGGTCTGTTGACAGAGTGATTCAGGGAGCCACAAAAGGTTTTTCAGAGCATCTCAATGAATCTAAAACTGGGGCAGTTGGCAAGCTACTAGGAGAAGGCATCTCCAGTTTATGGCATGATGACTTATCACACTTGCTAACTTCACTTTTGCCAATGATTTCCTCGCAGTGGTCCATATTACAGAACATAGAGGTGTTTGGTAGAGGAGGACCAGCTCCTGGTGTTGGGTTTGGCTGGGGAGCTCGTGGTGGAGGGTTTTGGTCTCTTAAATGTTTGCTTGCACAACTGGATTCACAGTTGGTCTTACAATTGTTCAAAAATTTCTCTTCAGCACCAGGAGGTCCTGTCACTCTCAATAATGGAGTAAACTCAGATAATGTGACCAACACAGCTGTCACGGTTTCAGATAGAATCAGTTCTTCACTTGGGGTGTCTTTGATTGCAGGACCGGGACAGATCTCTATGATGGAGAAAGCCTTTGACATCCTCCTTGAACCATCAATTCTGAAGTATCTCAAATCATCTATACATAAATTTGTCTCTCACATGGCATTACCAAAACCTTTTGAGTGGGACATAACTGAAGATGAATATCTGCTTTTCAGCAGTGTGCTGAATTCACATTTTAGATCTAGATGGTTGTCCATCAAGAAGAAGCATTCAGATAAGTATGCAGGAAATAACAATAGCACCAATGTACCAAAAATACCAGAGACATTGGAGACAATTCAAGAAGAAACAGAGTTAACAGAAGCTGTGAATGAACCTCGCAGCACATTAGTGGTAGAGTGGGCGCATCAGAGACTGCCTCTTCCTGTACATTGGATTCTAAGTGCAATCTGCTGCATTGAtgatccaaaaggcatcctttCGACATCAGCCAACTATATTCTTGATGTCTCAAGGGCTGGTCTTATATTTCTATTTGGTTTGGAAGCCATTTCAGCTGCCCAGTGCCTTCATGCTCCGGTGATCTGGAAAATGCATGCACTTTCTGTCTCTATCCGCTCTAGCATGGATTTGCTACAAGAAGACAGAAGCAGGGATATTTTCCATGCTTTACAGGAATTGTATGGCCAACATCTTGACATGGTATGCCAGAAGTACTATGGATCTCACTCTGTCAAGGAAGATGATAGTGTTGGAATGGCTAATTTAGAGGAAGGAAAAGAGATCAGTAGGCTTGAAATCCTAAGATTCCAGGAGAAAATTCATGGAAGCTATACTACTTTTGTCGAGAGCCTTATTGAGCAATTTGCAGCTGTCTCATATGGAGATGTTATTTTTGGTCGGCAAGTGGCCATTTATCTGCATAGAATGGTTGAACCGGCAGTACGTCTTGCAGCATGGAATGCATTGTCTAATGCATATGTGCTCGAATTGTTACCACCACTGGATAAATGCATTGGAAACATGGAAGGTTACTTGGAGCCTCTTGAG GCTGATGAAAAAATTTTGGAATCTTATGCCAAATCATGGACATCTGGTGTCCTTGATAAAGCTGCACAGCGTGATTCCATGGCCTACACATTAGTGAAGCACCAACTCTCTGGCTTTGTCTTCCAGTGCAGTGCTTCTGGCAAAACGCTGCGATACAAGGTGGTCAAATCGCTTCTCCGGTGCTACGCACAGAAGCGGCATCATGAG GCTATGCTGAAGAGCTTCGTTCTGCAAGGCATCGCACTGGATCCCGAGTGCAGTAGTAATGAGCTTGACCGGCGATTTGAAATCTTGAAGGATGCTTGTGAGATGAACTCTTCCCTCTTAGCTGAAGTCCAGAGACTGAAGGCATCTCTCGGCCAATGA
- the LOC120670873 gene encoding (S)-coclaurine N-methyltransferase-like, translating to MVAASAAERVYTAAARSALAALERNLIPDAVTRRLTRLLLAQRLRQGYRPSAPLQLLQLLHFVHSLQEMPIAIETDKAKAQHYELPTTFFKLVLGRNLKYSSCYFPNESSTLEDAEVAMMELYCERAKVQDGQSILDVGCGWGSLSLHIAKKYKNCSVTGICNSTTQKTFIDEQCRENELSNVEIIVADISKFEMERSFDRIISIEMFEHMKNYKSLLKKISKWMKEDSLLFVHHFCHKTFPYHFEDNNDGDWITRYFFTGGTMPSANLLLYFQEDVSVVNHWLVSGMHYARTSEEWLKRMDRSITSIRPIFEKTYGKESTTKWMAYWRTFFIAVAELFAYNNGDEWMVAHYLFQKK from the exons ATGGTGGCGGCGTCCGCGGCCGAGCGGGTctacacggcggcggcgcggtcggcgctggcggcgctggagcgcAACCTCATCCCGGACGCGGTCACCCGGCGCCTCACGCGGCTCCTGCTCGCGCAGCGCCTCCGCCAGGGCTACCGCCCCTCCGcgccgctgcagctgctgcagctCCTCCACTTCGTCCACT CTCTCCAAGAGATGCCCATTGCGATTGAAACGGACAAAGCTAAAGCCCAACACTACGAGCTGCCAACCACATTTTTCAAGCTGGTTCTTGGAAGGAATCTCAAATACAG ttCCTGCTACTTCCCTAACGAGTCCAGCACTCTAGAAGATGCTGAGGTTGCAATGATGGAACTGTACTGTGAGAGGGCAAAAGTGCAGGATGGACAGAGCATCCTTGATGTCGGATGTGGATGGGGGTCCCTTTCACTACACATTGCGAAGAAATATAAGAACTGCAGCGTGACAGGGATATGCAACTCTACCAcacaaaaaacatttatagacGAGCAATGTAG GGAAAATGAGCTGTCAAATGTTGAGATAATTGTGGCAGATATCAGCAAGTTTGAGATGGAGCGTTCTTTTGACAGGATCATATCCATAGAGATGTTTGAG CACATGAAAAACTACAAGTCACTTCTTAAAAAGATATCCAAGTGGATGAAAGAGGACAGCTTATTATTTGTTCACCACTTCTGCCACAAGACATTTCCATATCATTTTGAG GATAACAATGATGGTGATTGGATCACAAGGTATTTCTTCACTGGAGGAACAATGCCATCGGCAAACCTTCTACTCTACTTTCAG GAAGATGTATCTGTGGTCAATCATTGGCTTGTCAGTGGCATGCATTATGCTAGAACTAG TGAGGAGTGGCTGAAACGTATGGACCGGAGCATCACTTCCATTAGGCCCATCTTTGAGAAAACTTACGGGAAGGAATCAACTACCAAATGGATGGCTTATTGGCGAACATTCTTCATCGCTGTCGCTGAACTTTTTGCATACAACAATGGTGATGAATGGATGGTTGCGCACTACCTGTTCCAAAAGAAGTAG
- the LOC120670872 gene encoding U-box domain-containing protein 34-like yields the protein MDGSAAPASAGGGGGPQVAVAVRGDGRGSRRAARWAAASMVPAGGRIALVHVIPPVSFVPSPSGERVPVEKMEREVVEMYAQDRRARAQEVFLPFRRFCARRAVETVVLEGDSVTEALVSYAAESGVRSLVLGNASLTWLRRMLRLQDVPFMVLKTVPSSCNVFVVSRRRLTIKFANLARTSKSNNVRIQSISHKAFSQIQRDWLQDKLSFNNLVDDGILKYSGNSSSDSQSQVCSSLSTSSNAFKSSENQRRGLLGSLGLKTPRREGNKDIDAIGQWKEVCYVALSSVEESQPVDEVATLRKELKDTLMMYDRACENLAHAKEKIQILSGECRDDVNKVQDALQREEELKQAVADEKTKHLQAIGAVEMAKESFAHEAYSKHKAEFVANMVSKEKVKVVDALLSTGKSCRRYSRHEIELATDYFSDAKKIGEGGYGNVYRCNLDHTEVAVKVIQQDSSDKIDEFLREVEILSKLHHPNLVLLLGFCPEIGCLVYEYMENGSLEDQLINNKGQPLHWFLRFQIIFDVSCGLAFLHGTKPEPIVHRDLKPGNILLDKNYVSKIGDVGFAKLISDLVPEGLTEYRDTVIAGTLFYMDPEYQLTGTVRPKSDLFALGIIILQLLTGKRPHGLVCSIEEAIEKKTFPDVLDKSQTDWPIAEAEMLAKLGLRCTALKCRDRPNLESEVLPELENILSRVTTSLKLENIVAPSHFMCPILQEVMEDPYVAADGHTYEYRAIKAWLKKHKVSPVTNQRLPHLSIIPNLSLHAAIQQWKLRTSF from the exons ATGGACGGTTCAGCCGCGCCGGCctcggccggcgggggcggggggccCCAGGTCGCGGTGGCCGTGCGAGGGGACGGCCGCGGCAGCCGCCGAGCGGCGCGGTGGGCCGCCGCCAGCAtggtccccgccggcggccgcatcGCGCTCGTCCACGTCATCCCGCCCGTCTCCTTCGTGCCGTCTCCAT CGGGGGAGAGGGTGCccgtggagaagatggagcggGAGGTGGTGGAGATGTACGCGCAGGACCGCCGGGCGCGCGCGCAGGAGGTCTTCCTCCCCTTCCGCCGCTTCTGCGCCCGCAGAGCC GTGGAGACGGTGGTTCTGGAAGGGGACAGCGTCACGGAGGCGCTGGTGAGCTACGCGGCGGAGTCCGGCGTCCGCAGCCTCGTGCTCGGGAACGCCTCCCTCACCTGGCTCCGGAG GATGTTACGGCTCCAAGATGTGCCTTTTATGGTTCTGAAAACTGTTCCAAGCTCATGCAATGTATTTGTTGTGTCCCGGCGCAGATTAACAATAAAATTTGCAAATCTGGCTCGTACAAGCA AGTCAAACAAtgtaaggattcagtcaataaGTCATAAAGCATTCAGTCAAATACAGAGGGACTGGTTGCAAGATAAACTGTCATTTAATAATCTGGTTGATGATGGAATACTGAAATATTCTGGAAATTCTAGTTCGGACTCACAGTCTCAAGTCTGCAGTTCTCTTAGCACTTCTTCGAATGCTTTTAAAAGTTCAGAAAATCAAAGAAGAGGTCTCTTAGGAAGCTTAGGTCTAAAGACACCAAGGAGAGAAGGGAACAAAGATATTGATGCTATTGGCCAATGGAAGGAAGTTTGTTATGTTGCCTTAAGCTCAGTCGAAGAG TCTCAACCTGTAGATGAAGTAGCAACACTGAGAAAGGAGCTGAAAGATACTTTGATGATGTATGACAGAGCTTGTGAGAATCTTGCCCATGCTAAGGAAAAG ATTCAGATACTTTCTGGTGAGTGCCGTGATGATGTGAATAAGGTTCAAGACGCGCTACAAAGAGAGGAAGAGTTGAAACAGGCTGTTGCAGATGAGAAAACAAAACATTTACAAGCAATTGGCGCAGTGGAGATGGCAAAAGAATCATTTGCTCACGAGGCCTATTCCAAACACAAGGCTGAATTTGTAGCTAACATGGTGTCTAAGGAGAAGGTTAAGGTTGTGGATGCTCTTTTGTCAACAGGCAAAAGTTGCAGGCGGTATTCAAGACATGAAATAGAGCTTGCCACAGATTACTTTTCTGATGCAAAGAAGATTGGTGAGGGAGGCTATGGGAATGTATACAGGTGTAACCTTGATCACACTGAAGTAGCTGTCAAGGTTATTCAACAAGATTCCAGTGACAAGATCGATGAATTTTTAAGAGAG GTGGAGATTCTTAGCAAACTTCACCATCCCAACTTGGTTCTACTGCTTGGTTTTTGTCCTGAAATCGGATGTCTTGTGTATGAATATATGGAGAACGGGAGTCTAGAAGACCAACTTATCAACAATAAGGGGCAACCGCTCCATTGGTTTCTGCGATTCCAAATTATCTTTGAcgtttcttgtggccttgctttCTTGCATGGAACGAAACCGGAGCCTATCGTCCATCGTGACCTAAAGCCTGGAAATATCTTGCTGGACAAGAATTATGTAAGCAAAATTGGTGATGTTGGTTTTGCTAAGCTTATATCAGACCTCGTTCCTGAAGGGCTTACAGAGTACAGAGACACTGTCATCGCCGGCACACTGTTTTACATGGACCCTGAGTACCAATTAACAGGAACAGTTCGGCCAAAATCAGATCTTTTTGCATTGGGGATCATCATTCTTCAACTACTAACCGGCAAACGTCCACATGGGCTGGTATGCAGCATAGAAGAGGCGATTGAAAAGAAGACTTTCCCTGATGTTCTTGACAAGTCTCAAACTGATTGGCCAATTGCTGAGGCAGAGATGCTGGCAAAACTGGGGTTGCGGTGTACAGCCTTAAAATGCAGGGACAGACCTAATCTTGAGTCGGAGGTGCTTCCAGAGCTGGAAAATATCCTGAGCAGGGTAACTACTTCTCTGAAGCTTGAAAACATTGTTGCACCAAGCCACTTCATGTGCCCTATATTGCAG GAGGTGATGGAAGATCCTTATGTTGCTGCTGATGGCCACACCTATGAGTACAGGGCAATTAAAGCTTGGCTCAAGAAACACAAGGTATCCCCAGTCACCAATCAGAGGCTTCCACATCTATCCATAATTCCCAACCTTTCGTTGCATGCGGCGATTCAGCAATGGAAATTGCGGACATCTTTTTGA
- the LOC120670876 gene encoding serine/threonine-protein phosphatase PP2A-1 catalytic subunit isoform X2, giving the protein MPSHADLDRQISQLRECKFLAEAEVKALCEQAKAILMEEWNVQPVRCPVTVCGDIHGQFYDLIELFRIGGDAPDTNYLFMGDYVDRGYYSVETVTLLVALKVRYRDRITILRGNHESRQITQVYGFYDECLRKYGNANVWKYFTDLFDYLPLTALIENQVFCLHGGLSPSLDTLDNIRALDRMQETILCTSFLLNGIVDPISF; this is encoded by the exons ATGCCGTCGCACGCGGATCTGGACCGCCAGATCTCGCAGCTGCGGGAGTGCAAGTTcctggcggaggcggaggtcaAGGCGCTCTGCGAGCAGGCCAAGGCGATCCTCATGGAGGAGTGGAACGTGCAGCCCGTGCGCTGCCCCGTCACCGTCTGCGGCGACATCCACGGCCAGTTCTACGACCTCATCGAGCTCTTCCGCATCGGCGGCGACGCGCCCGACACCAACTACCTCTTCATGGGCGACTACGTCG ACCGTGGCTACTACTCAGTGGAGACTGTGACATTGTTAGTGGCTCTAAAAGTACGTTATAGAGACAGAATCACAATATTGAGAGGAAATCATGAGAGCAGACAAATAACTCAAGT GTATGGCTTCTATGATGAATGCTTACGGAAATATGGAAATGCAAACGTGTGGAAGTACTTCACAGACTTGTTTGACTATTTACCTCTCACAGCTCTTATAGAAAATCAG GTCTTCTGCCTACATGGTGGTCTCTCTCCATCGCTGGATACATTGGATAATATCCGTGCTCTCGATCGCATGCAAGAG ACCATTTTGTGCACGTCTTTCTTGTTGAATGGGATTGTGGATCCTATTTCTTTTTGA